The Dunckerocampus dactyliophorus isolate RoL2022-P2 chromosome 16, RoL_Ddac_1.1, whole genome shotgun sequence genome includes a window with the following:
- the LOC129169572 gene encoding cornifelin homolog B-like isoform X2: protein MTSKMVITQPEPIMVHQDSSEWGSEICDCCNDVPMCCFAFWCFPCFACITTKKYGQCLCLPLVDMSMGALVPPVAMSMRVSMRHRYGIRGTMCNDCVCTTFCRPCIWCQMAREMKERDIPIVLVNTYKKSFA from the exons ATGACGTCCAAAATGGTGATCACGCAGCCTGAGCCCATCATGGTCCATCAGGACTCAAGCGAGTGGGGGAGTGAAATATGTGACTGTTGTAACGACGTCCCCATGT gttGTTTCGCCTTCTGGTGCTTCCCCTGCTTTGCCTGCATAACCACTAAAAAATATGGTCAGTGTCTCTGTCTCCCCCTGGTGGACATGTCCATGGGAGCACTTGTCCCGCCTGTCGCCATGTCCATGAGGGTGTCCATGAGACATCGCTACGGCATCAGA GGAACCATGTGCAACGACTGCGTGTGCACCACCTTCTGTAGGCCCTGCATCTGGTGCCAGATGGCCCGAGAGATGAAGGAACGAGACATCCCGATTGTTCTGGTTAACACGTATAAGAAATCGTTCGCATAA
- the LOC129169572 gene encoding cornifelin homolog B-like isoform X1 has product MVRGSEYRVKMTSKMVITQPEPIMVHQDSSEWGSEICDCCNDVPMCCFAFWCFPCFACITTKKYGQCLCLPLVDMSMGALVPPVAMSMRVSMRHRYGIRGTMCNDCVCTTFCRPCIWCQMAREMKERDIPIVLVNTYKKSFA; this is encoded by the exons GAGTCAAAATGACGTCCAAAATGGTGATCACGCAGCCTGAGCCCATCATGGTCCATCAGGACTCAAGCGAGTGGGGGAGTGAAATATGTGACTGTTGTAACGACGTCCCCATGT gttGTTTCGCCTTCTGGTGCTTCCCCTGCTTTGCCTGCATAACCACTAAAAAATATGGTCAGTGTCTCTGTCTCCCCCTGGTGGACATGTCCATGGGAGCACTTGTCCCGCCTGTCGCCATGTCCATGAGGGTGTCCATGAGACATCGCTACGGCATCAGA GGAACCATGTGCAACGACTGCGTGTGCACCACCTTCTGTAGGCCCTGCATCTGGTGCCAGATGGCCCGAGAGATGAAGGAACGAGACATCCCGATTGTTCTGGTTAACACGTATAAGAAATCGTTCGCATAA